One segment of Clostridia bacterium DNA contains the following:
- a CDS encoding radical SAM protein, with the protein MRELEELYQQSWPELQRQAWTVRRSHHEPKVVFAVPGPKRYEGRYYTNREDAFVQISVTGTACALKCAHCNSHLLKSMLPVESELDLISLGQRLLEVGTKGVLISGGADSHGRVPLKDFLSGIEYLKQIGLKVIVHSGLIDPETAAGLKKAGVDQVLLDVIGDERTIREVYHLAKTPEDYRRSLYVLREVGLPVVPHIVAGLYFGNWEGELDALAAVTSCRPEAVVIVVLNPLPGTEMAGVVPPFPEAVGKLVAAARVANPTIPLMFGCAVPPRPAKDLYQEAALMAGVNGVAYPTDTIVEKAQQLGLDTWFSELCCSLSWP; encoded by the coding sequence ATGAGGGAATTGGAGGAGCTGTATCAACAATCGTGGCCGGAACTTCAAAGGCAGGCTTGGACCGTGAGGCGGAGCCACCATGAGCCAAAAGTTGTTTTCGCCGTACCCGGTCCGAAGCGATATGAAGGACGATACTATACCAATAGAGAGGACGCTTTTGTCCAGATCAGCGTTACCGGTACAGCTTGTGCTTTGAAGTGTGCCCATTGCAACAGCCACCTGCTGAAGTCCATGCTGCCGGTGGAAAGCGAGCTGGATTTGATTAGTTTGGGGCAGCGGTTGCTGGAAGTGGGTACGAAGGGTGTGCTCATCAGCGGGGGTGCTGATTCCCATGGAAGGGTTCCCCTGAAAGACTTTTTGTCTGGGATCGAATATTTAAAACAAATAGGATTGAAGGTGATCGTCCACTCCGGCCTCATTGATCCGGAGACAGCCGCAGGTCTAAAAAAAGCCGGGGTGGATCAAGTACTGTTGGATGTCATAGGGGATGAACGCACTATCCGGGAAGTGTATCATTTGGCGAAAACACCTGAGGATTACCGGCGGTCTTTATATGTTCTCCGGGAGGTTGGTCTACCGGTGGTGCCTCATATTGTGGCGGGGCTTTATTTCGGCAACTGGGAAGGGGAACTGGATGCACTGGCCGCCGTTACTTCCTGTCGGCCGGAAGCAGTGGTTATCGTGGTCCTTAATCCTTTACCGGGGACGGAAATGGCGGGAGTGGTTCCCCCGTTTCCGGAAGCCGTGGGGAAGTTGGTGGCGGCAGCCAGAGTTGCTAATCCTACGATTCCCCTCATGTTCGGATGCGCCGTGCCTCCACGACCTGCCAAAGATCTCTACCAGGAAGCGGCCCTGATGGCCGGAGTAAACGGTGTCGCCTACCCTACGGACACAATTGTGGAAAAGGCCCAACAACTTGGCCTTGACACCTGGTTCAGCGAGCTTTGTTGTAGTTTATCCTGGCCGTAA